Proteins from one Mugil cephalus isolate CIBA_MC_2020 chromosome 15, CIBA_Mcephalus_1.1, whole genome shotgun sequence genomic window:
- the tbl2 gene encoding transducin beta-like protein 2 — translation MRSAQVVVRASRVITVVKIRGRNTSTMEVAALVALTLLLGALVILVALAVGKRKEELREETEQAAEFAAESSAVKGHASKKPKQEKQRSRKDKPSQHSFSHPLLAASLKGHSGNITCLDFSSNGKYLASCADDRTVRIWSTKDFLEREHKCLRANVELDHATLVRFSPDSRAFITWLANGDAIRIFKMTKKDDGTLNFKSAPEDFPQKHKAPILNIGIAETGKFIMSASTDTTIHIWDLKGDILASINTNQITNSYAAISPCGRFVASCGFTPDVKVWEVCFGKGGEFREVVRAFDLKGHSAGVHAFAFSNDSHKMVTVSKDGTWKLWNTDVEYKKQQDPYLLKTVPCSSSEGSLVALSPDGRVVAVSDGCNVAMYDAASGRLEEELHGVHSMEITDLRFDINGRFLACSGDKAIRVFHNAPGYRASIRDMQDMLKKAQNEAMKQRLQQQIKEAQSALDTVLAAPIE, via the exons ATGCGCAGTGCCCAAGTGGTAGTGAGGGCTAGTAGAGTGATAACGGTGGTGAAAATACGTGGCAGAAATACCTCGACCATGGAAGTAGCTGCTTTGGTCGCCTTGACTTTGTTGCTGGGGGCGCTGGTTATTCTCGTTGCATTAGCCGTAGGCAAACGGAAAGAGGAATTAAGAGAGGAAACGGAGCAGGCGGCGGAGTTTGCCG ctgaGAGCAGTGCTGTGAAGGGCCATGCGTCCAAGAAACCGAAGCAGGAGAAGCAGCGCAGTCGCAAAGATAAACCGTCGCAGCACAGCTTCAGCCATCCACTGTTGGCCGCTTCCCTGAAG GGCCACAGCGGGAACATCACGTGCCTCGATTTCAGCAGCAACGGGAAGTACCTGGCGTCCTGCGCCGACGACCGCACCGTCCGGATCTGGAGCACCAAAGACTTCCTGGAGCGGGAGCACAAGTGTCTGAGGGCGAACGTTGAGCTGGATCACGCTACACTGGTCCGGTTCAGCCCAGATTCCAG GGCGTTCATCACCTGGTTGGCCAACGGAGACGCTATTCGAATCTTCAAAATGACCAAGAAGGACGACGGCACTCTGAACTTCAAATCTGCCCCCGAGGATTTCCCGCAGAAACACAAAGCCCCCATCCTCAACATCGGCATCGCAGAGACAG gcAAGTTCATCATGAGCGCCTCCACCGACACCACCATCCACATCTGGGACCTGAAAGGAGACATACTGGCCTCTATCAACACCAACCAGATCACTAATTCTTATGCTGCTATCTCCCCATGTGGCAG GTTTGTGGCGTCTTGCGGCTTCACTCCCGACGTGAAGGTGTGGGAGGTTTGCTTCGGCAAAGGAGGCGAGTTCAGGGAGGTGGTGAGAGCCTTCGACCTGAAAGGACACTCTGCAGGAGTTCATGCATTCGCCTTCTCCAACGACTCTCACAA AATGGTGACCGTCTCGAAGGACGGTACGTGGAAGCTGTGGAACACAGATGTGGAGTATAAGAAGCAGCAGGATCCCTACCTCCTGAAGACGGTTCCCTGCTCCTCATCTGAAGGCAGCCTGGTGGCTCTGTCTCCGGACGGCCGGGTGGTGGCCGTCAGCGACGGCTGCAACGTGGCCATGTACGACGCCGCCAGCGggcggctggaggaggagctccaCGGCGTCCACAGCATGGAGATCACCGACCTCAGATTCGATATTAACGGACGCTTCTTGGCGTGCAGCGGCGACAAGGCCATCCGAGTGTTTCACAACGCCCCCGGCTACCGGGCGTCCATCAGAGACATGCAGGACATGCTGAAGAAGGCCCAGAACGAGGCCATGAAGCAgagactgcagcagcagatcaAAGAGGCTCAGAGCGCTCTGGACACTGTGCTCGCTGCTCCCATCGAATGA